In Chanodichthys erythropterus isolate Z2021 chromosome 7, ASM2448905v1, whole genome shotgun sequence, a genomic segment contains:
- the LOC137023544 gene encoding gastrula zinc finger protein XlCGF57.1-like yields MRNHNGETPFGCIHCGKSYLYETCLKRHIKTHSEERPFTCSQCGKGFIEKGSLEIHMTIHTGEKPFECTHCAKRFRRKGVLNEHMRIHTGEKPYMCQQCGKSFALKGGYNLHMRMHTGEKPYSCHLCGKSFILKTLLNTHMTVHTEEKPFVCVQCGRGFRQKVNLNLHMRIHTGERPFVCHLCGKTFTWTGSLKEHVSRFCKSRI; encoded by the coding sequence ATGAGAAATCATAATGGAGAAACGCCTTTTGGATGCATTCATTGTGGAAAGAGTTACCTATATGAAACATGTCTTAAGAGGCACATTAAAACTCACTCTGAAGAGAGGCCTTTcacctgctctcagtgtggGAAAGGATTCATAGAGAAAGGAAGCCTTGAGATTCACATGacaatccacactggagagaaacctttcgAATGCACACATTGTGCGAAGCgttttagacgtaaaggagtgTTGAATGagcacatgagaattcacactggagaaaagccttacatgtgccaacagtgtggaaagagttttgctCTTAAAGGAGGGTATAATCTGCACATGAGAAtgcacactggagaaaagccctactcttgccatctatgtgggaagagtttcataCTTAAAACATTACTTAATACGCACATGACTGTTCACACTGAAGAGAAGCCTTTCGTGTGCGTTCAGTGTGGGAGGGGATTCAGAcagaaagtgaaccttaatttgcacatgagaattcacactggagagaggccTTTCGTATGCCATCTTTGTGGGAAGACTTTCACATGGACAGGAAGTCTCAAAGAACATGTGTCGCGCTTCTGTAAGAGCAGGATATAA
- the LOC137023545 gene encoding gastrula zinc finger protein XlCGF49.1-like — translation MEAYIDDRFCKEVRKYPHLYSFSMKEYKDVYMGYLMGIKEEIQEANEVIHFTIEENGRSLLKTKDNFSETITETNKKSFACPQCGKSFPTKGNLNVHIKIHTGEKRFSCLQFGKSFQFKGRLDTHIRIHTGEKLFNCSQCGRSFHCKTYLSRYMKIHNEDPSTCAQCGKSFTMKEGLKRHMRNHTG, via the exons atggaggcctacatcGATGACAGATTTTgcaaagaggttagaaagtaccctcatttgtacagcTTTAgtatgaaagaatacaaagatgtttacatgggtt ATCTGATGGGAATCAAAGAGGAAATTCAAGAAGCGAATGAAGTGATTCATTTCACAATTGAAGAAAATGGGCGGAGCCTCTTAAAAACTAAAGATAATTTCTCAGAAACAATAACAGAAACCAACAAAAAATCTTTCgcctgccctcagtgtggaaagagtttcccCACTAAAGGAAACCTTAATGTGCACATtaaaattcacactggagaaaagcgtTTCAGTTGCCTTCAGTTTGGAAAGAGTTTCCAGTTCAAAGGAAGACTTGATACGCACataagaattcacactggagaaaagctgTTCAACTGCTCTCAATGTGGAAGGAGTTTCCATTGTAAAACATACCTTAGTAGGTACATGAAAATCCACAATGAGGACCCTTCCACCTGtgctcagtgtggaaagagtttcacaatgAAGGAAGGCTTGAAACGCCACATGAGAAATCACACTGGATAG